The Chitinophagaceae bacterium nucleotide sequence AGGAAACAAAATCATGGGTGAAATTTGGGATCAGCCCTTTTGGTGTGTGGCGCAACAGTGATAAAGATTCCCGTGGCAGTAATACCAAAGCCGGACAAACAAACTATGATGATCTGTATGCTGATATTTTATTGTGGCTTGAAAAAGGATGGATTGATTATGTGGCACCGCAACTCTACTGGGAGTTTGGTCATAAAGCAGCGCCGTATGAAATATTGATCGACTGGTGGGGAAAACATACTTACGGTAAGCATTGTTATATCGGCCTGGGTATTTACCGTGCAGGCAGCAGTGATGCATGGAAAGATAGTACGCTGATTCCACGACAGATTGAATTACTTCGTAACACACCCAATGTGCAGGGCATGATTTTCTTCAGCAGCAAATCATTTAACCGAAACCCGAATGGGTGGAATGATAGTCTGCGGCTGCACTATTTTAAAGATCCTGCCGTTATTCCTGAAATGAACTGGATGCAGAAGAAAAAATAACCCATCTTTTGCATCAGTACTAAAATTGATTGTATGAAATCCGTTAATGAAATTAAATTTTTAGAAGGTCCGCAAAGCAGGTGGAAAGAACTCTGGTTTGCATTGAAGGTGTTTGGGGAATTCATGAGAGGGTACCGTGGTCTTGCTTTTATCGGACCCTGTGTAACCATCTTTGGTTCGGCACGATATAATGAAGGACATGAATACTATGATCTTACAAGAAAAGTTGGAGCCGAAGTGGCAAAGATGGGCTTCACGGTTTTAACAGGCGGTGGCCCCGGATTAATGGAAGCTGCCAACCGTGGTGCGAAAGATGTTGGAGGAAGAAGCGTTGGATGTAATATTGTTTTACCGCATGAACAGGAACCAAATCCTTATTTAGATAAATGGGTCAACATCCGTTACTTCTTTGTACGTAAAACACTGCTTATAAAATATTCTTATGCATTCATCTGTATGCCCGGTGGTTTTGGAACACTGGATGAATTGTTTGAAGCCATTACACTTATCCAGACAAAAAAGATCCGCAACTTTCCGGTGATTGTAATAGGTAAAGAGTTTCATAAAGAAATGATGGAACATGTTCTGCTGATGAAAGAAAGAGGAACTATTTCACCCGACGATGATCAGTTGCTGTTTGTTACAGATTCAATTGAAGAAGCTATGCAGACGTTGAAAGAAAAAAGCATCCAGCGTTTTCATCTCCGTCCTGAAAAGCAACATCCATTTGCCTGGCTGTTTGAGCACAATGGCAAAAGGCAGAAAGATTAATTGCGCAATCTTTCTTTCAGTAATTCATCGATTCGTTTTTTATAAACTTCAAAATCTGCTTCTGCAAAAGGATGCTGATAAGGAAATGAATCGGCCACTTTAATGGCAGATAAAAGATCAAATCCTTTCTGTTGATGAAAAGGAAAATACGATTGCCCCTGCATGTATTGGGCAAGGTATTCCTGTTCGGGCTGACCGGGAGTTGGAATGAGGAATGCTTTTTTCCCAAGCTTCATTAAATCCATGAGAGTAGTATAACCGCTTCTGCATATAACCAGTTTCGAAGAACTCAGTTTGTGTTGTAATTCCGCAGCAGCCAAATGATCATGAACAGTAATGTGCGGATATGATCGAAGTGCTGAATGATTCTGCTGTGGTAATCCTCTCACAAATAAAACTTTTCCAGAATAAGATGGTAACTGCTGGAAAATTTTTTCTTCAAGAATTGTTCGTTGCGGCTCTGGTCCTGACAATAGAATTGTAAGATCATATTCCTGTTCAGCAACTTCCTTTTTTTCTAATCTTGATAACAAGCCCAGGTAGGCAGGTTGAATGATTGGTTGTGAAGGATGAGACAATTCGCCGGCAAGATTTTTATTTGCCTCTAAATCGGGCACCCACACTTCCGTAAACTTTTTCATATACCGTGCATGCAGTTTCTGCAATTGACGGTTCAGCCAGTTGCCTTTACCTGAATGAATCAATAACTGATGGGTGATATAGATGTTGTGTGTTTTTTTATTCCAAAAGCCCGAGCGGTTATCACTGATTACAATATCAAACTGTTCTTTTTCCAATACATCTTTCAGCCAGAGATGTTCCTTCCTGAATGCTGCTGAAAATGCGGGGTAATTGCAAAGCCATACTTCCAAATAAAGAAGAACCACTGTTATAACGGATGTCGTATCCCTTCAATGTTCTGATACTGATGCCGGGAAATTCTGAAGCCAGTAAGCTTGCCGCAGCACCATCGGCTGCAAGTACAACCTCGCATTCTTTTGCTGTAAATACCTGATGAGGGGAATGCAACGGGTGGCATGGCCCAACCCCCAATCAAGAGGTGCCAGCAGAATCCGTGTATTTTTTGAGGTAGTCATTCAGAAAAAGATTCATTTTCAGGGAGAAAAGCCTGCAAACTGCCGGTCATCTTCCCAAAGTGCCAAAATAAACTTTAAACAATATAAATCGCAAAAAATAGTTATTTTGTAAGTCACCTTTTAACCGAATATCCAATGATTCCGAAACAATTTGTGAGTTTATTTATGCAGCGTTCAACCCGGTTTGGTTTTCTATTGATATTAGTGAGTGTTCTTTTATTGTCAGGATGCAGTGCATCAAAAAAGAATGGTTGCGGATGTCCCAATAAAAAAGGGATGGTGGGATATTAAAAATGAGTTGAAACAGTAATTTTTATCCGCAGAAAAACGGATAATAAAGAAGGCTGTAAAGCCAGAAGTTGAATAAATGAAACAGAACCAACGCAGAGACTTACTTGTTATGCTTAATAACGAGCATCGCAGCCAACAGGCCATTGACCACGAAGTGGAATGGCTGCATGATGTGCTGTTTCGCATTGAAGAGTTGGATAATTTCTGCAAAGCACATGAAGTGCTTGACCTCAACAGGCATAAAGTAATTAATAACATTACTAAAGTGAGAAAGGCTGTTGTTCGAAAAGCATTGAAAGCGTTTGAATTTGTAAGTAATAAAAACTGAGCGAAGAGTTCAAAAAAGTAAAAAGAGATAAAAGAGAAGAGGTTACACAATTGTTACCTCTTCTCTTTTTATTATACTCTTGTATTTATGCTTCTTTGTTCTCCTTTCCCTCCTTTGAACTCTTAGCCTATAAAAACTTATCGCCAATATTCCGTTTCACTTCTGCCACATATTCCTTGATCTCCTGTTCTTTTTCTTTTTTGCAGATGAGTAATACATCTTTGGTATCAACAATGATGAAATCATCAAGGCCCTGCAGCAATACTAATTTTTTATCATCCACATGTACCACATTTTTTGT carries:
- a CDS encoding TIGR00730 family Rossman fold protein, which translates into the protein MKSVNEIKFLEGPQSRWKELWFALKVFGEFMRGYRGLAFIGPCVTIFGSARYNEGHEYYDLTRKVGAEVAKMGFTVLTGGGPGLMEAANRGAKDVGGRSVGCNIVLPHEQEPNPYLDKWVNIRYFFVRKTLLIKYSYAFICMPGGFGTLDELFEAITLIQTKKIRNFPVIVIGKEFHKEMMEHVLLMKERGTISPDDDQLLFVTDSIEEAMQTLKEKSIQRFHLRPEKQHPFAWLFEHNGKRQKD